The Saccharopolyspora gloriosae genome has a segment encoding these proteins:
- a CDS encoding glycine betaine ABC transporter substrate-binding protein: MIRGTRLSRRGALKLFSAAAAGAALTGCGLSSGSSVPLRVAPGSIKPVPELEGVPLTVGSKDFTEQIVLAYIAEFAMAAAGADVRDLSNITGSASARNALVSKQIDLLWEYTGSSWISYNGKTDPIPDARAQYEAVRELDIEASGVTWFALSLKADNTYAFALNEENAARLGVETLSDLKRVAQQNPQELSFCVESEFASRNDGLPGVAQAYGFQVDQSKVETLSTGPIYSATATGKACNFGEVFTTDGRIQSLNLKVLEDDKQFFPRYNLAMTTRVETLERYPQLADVFEPVSARLDNQQLLDLNAGVDVDGRDPADVARDWMVEQGFVTLPGAV, from the coding sequence ATGATTCGAGGAACACGGCTGTCCCGCCGGGGAGCGTTGAAGCTGTTCTCGGCCGCCGCGGCCGGTGCCGCGCTCACCGGGTGCGGCCTCAGCTCCGGTTCGTCGGTGCCGCTGCGGGTGGCGCCCGGTTCGATCAAGCCGGTGCCGGAGCTGGAGGGCGTGCCGCTCACCGTCGGCTCCAAGGACTTCACCGAGCAGATCGTGCTGGCCTACATCGCGGAGTTCGCGATGGCCGCGGCCGGTGCCGACGTGCGGGACCTGAGCAACATCACCGGTTCCGCCAGTGCCCGCAACGCCCTGGTCAGCAAGCAGATCGACCTGTTGTGGGAGTACACCGGCTCGTCCTGGATCAGCTACAACGGCAAGACCGACCCGATCCCGGACGCGCGCGCCCAGTACGAGGCGGTGCGCGAGCTCGACATCGAGGCCAGCGGCGTCACCTGGTTCGCGTTGTCCCTGAAGGCGGACAACACCTACGCGTTCGCGCTGAACGAGGAGAACGCGGCACGGCTCGGCGTGGAGACGCTCTCGGACCTGAAGCGGGTGGCTCAGCAGAACCCGCAGGAGCTGAGCTTCTGCGTGGAGAGCGAGTTCGCCAGCCGCAACGACGGGCTGCCGGGCGTCGCGCAGGCCTACGGGTTCCAGGTGGACCAGAGCAAGGTGGAGACGCTGAGCACCGGTCCCATCTACTCGGCCACGGCCACCGGCAAGGCGTGCAACTTCGGCGAGGTGTTCACCACCGACGGCCGGATCCAGTCGCTGAACCTGAAGGTGCTGGAGGACGACAAGCAGTTCTTCCCGCGCTACAACCTGGCCATGACGACGCGGGTGGAGACGCTGGAGCGGTACCCGCAGCTGGCGGACGTGTTCGAGCCGGTCTCGGCTCGGCTGGACAACCAGCAGCTGCTGGACCTCAACGCCGGTGTCGACGTGGACGGCCGCGACCCGGCCGACGTCGCGCGGGACTGGATGGTCGAGCAGGGCTTCGTCACGTTGCCCGGCGCCGTCTGA
- a CDS encoding UDP-glucose/GDP-mannose dehydrogenase family protein yields MFARRIVVVGTGYVGLTTGACLASLGHHVVCSDVDAAKIARLSRGEVGIFEPGLSELVAEGIAAGRLEFVLGSAHAVADAEVVFLCVPTPMGSGGGADLAAVESVVAEVAEVLPTGCVLVCKSTVPVGTSARVAELVGRPDVAVVSNPEFLREGSAVHDFLNPDRIVVGSASQDAAERVAALYARLGAPTVLTDAPSAEMVKYAANCFLATKLSYVNAVAELCERLGANISDVTEGMGYDRRIGQSFLQPGPGWGGSCLPKDTAALLQVAQSVGFDFELLGATIDSNTRQREQMVAKVADACGVGVAGSLDGVRLGLLGLTFKAGTDDLRDSPALAVAELLAARGAELVACDPGLRGDEAPLQGVVSLVDDPYEAAKGSAGLVVLTEWQQFRALDWPRVAGLLAGPVVVDTRNHLDPDVLRRAGISWRGVGRLPVG; encoded by the coding sequence GTGTTCGCTCGTCGGATCGTGGTCGTCGGGACGGGTTACGTCGGATTGACGACGGGTGCGTGCCTGGCGTCGCTCGGCCATCACGTGGTGTGCAGCGACGTGGACGCGGCGAAGATCGCGCGGCTTTCGCGCGGTGAGGTCGGCATCTTCGAACCCGGCTTGAGCGAGTTGGTCGCGGAGGGCATCGCGGCGGGCCGGCTGGAGTTCGTGCTGGGTTCGGCGCACGCCGTGGCCGACGCCGAAGTGGTGTTCCTGTGCGTGCCGACGCCGATGGGCTCGGGAGGCGGCGCGGATCTCGCGGCGGTCGAGTCGGTCGTCGCCGAGGTCGCCGAGGTGCTGCCGACGGGCTGCGTGCTGGTGTGCAAGTCGACGGTGCCGGTGGGCACCTCGGCACGGGTCGCCGAACTCGTCGGGCGCCCGGACGTGGCCGTGGTGTCGAACCCGGAGTTCCTGCGGGAAGGCTCCGCGGTGCACGACTTCCTGAACCCGGACCGGATCGTGGTGGGCTCCGCGTCGCAGGACGCGGCCGAGCGGGTCGCCGCGCTGTACGCGCGGCTGGGTGCGCCGACGGTGCTGACGGACGCGCCGAGCGCGGAAATGGTCAAGTACGCGGCGAACTGCTTCCTCGCCACGAAGCTGTCGTACGTCAACGCGGTGGCCGAGCTGTGCGAACGGCTCGGCGCGAACATCTCCGACGTCACCGAAGGAATGGGCTACGACCGGCGGATCGGGCAGTCGTTCCTGCAGCCCGGCCCCGGCTGGGGCGGGTCCTGCCTGCCGAAGGACACCGCGGCGTTGCTGCAGGTGGCGCAGTCGGTCGGGTTCGATTTCGAGCTGCTGGGCGCGACGATCGACTCGAACACGCGGCAGCGGGAGCAGATGGTGGCCAAGGTCGCCGACGCGTGCGGAGTCGGCGTGGCCGGTTCGCTCGACGGGGTCCGGCTGGGGTTGCTGGGGTTGACGTTCAAGGCGGGCACGGACGACCTGCGGGACTCGCCCGCGCTCGCGGTGGCGGAGCTGCTGGCCGCGCGCGGCGCTGAGCTGGTGGCCTGCGATCCGGGGCTGCGCGGGGACGAAGCGCCGTTGCAGGGCGTGGTGTCGCTGGTCGACGATCCGTACGAGGCGGCCAAGGGCTCCGCCGGGCTGGTGGTGCTCACCGAGTGGCAGCAGTTCCGGGCGCTGGACTGGCCGCGGGTGGCGGGACTGCTGGCCGGGCCGGTCGTGGTGGACACCCGGAATCACCTCGATCCGGACGTGCTCCGCCGCGCGGGCATCTCCTGGCGCGGCGTGGGCCGCCTTCCCGTCGGCTGA
- a CDS encoding NAD(P)-dependent alcohol dehydrogenase: MSTMKAVQYVQAGSKPRIVELPIPEPGPGQVLLRVLAAGMCHSDISVMGWPAEGFPYPVPLTLGHEGAGEVAGLGAGVRSLSEGDRVAVYGPWGCGTCHKCAGGKENYCTRASGLGIFPPGLGAAGAMAEYMIIDDPRHVVPLNGLDPVTAAPLTDAGLTPYHAIKRSLPKLVAGSTAVVIGAGGLGHLGVQLLRTLASTRVIALDVSDRALELARGVGAHEVLRSDEAAAARVMELTGGLGAELVVDFVGTDPTMRTAAGCVAVEGDITIVGIGGGTLPVAFGAQPFEVSVAAPYWGGRHELIEVLALARSGALTVHTETFPLEDGPEIYERLHRGEITGRAVLLP; encoded by the coding sequence ATGAGCACGATGAAAGCCGTCCAGTACGTGCAAGCAGGCAGCAAGCCGCGGATCGTCGAGCTGCCGATCCCCGAACCGGGGCCGGGCCAGGTGCTGCTGCGGGTGCTCGCCGCGGGCATGTGCCACTCGGACATCTCCGTGATGGGCTGGCCCGCCGAAGGCTTCCCGTACCCGGTGCCGCTGACCTTGGGGCACGAGGGCGCGGGGGAGGTCGCCGGGCTCGGCGCCGGAGTGCGCTCGTTGTCCGAAGGAGACCGGGTCGCCGTGTACGGGCCGTGGGGTTGCGGGACCTGCCACAAGTGCGCCGGAGGCAAGGAGAACTACTGCACCCGCGCCTCCGGCCTGGGCATCTTCCCACCGGGGCTCGGGGCGGCCGGGGCCATGGCCGAATACATGATCATCGATGATCCGCGGCACGTGGTCCCGCTGAACGGGCTGGACCCGGTGACCGCCGCGCCGCTGACCGACGCGGGGCTGACCCCGTACCACGCGATCAAGCGTTCGCTGCCGAAGCTGGTCGCGGGCAGCACCGCGGTGGTCATCGGCGCCGGAGGGCTCGGACACCTCGGAGTGCAGCTGCTGCGGACCTTGGCCTCGACCAGGGTGATCGCGCTGGACGTGTCCGACCGGGCGTTGGAGCTCGCCCGCGGCGTCGGCGCGCACGAGGTGTTGCGTTCGGACGAGGCCGCCGCGGCCCGGGTGATGGAACTGACCGGTGGGCTCGGCGCGGAGCTCGTCGTCGACTTCGTCGGCACCGACCCGACCATGCGCACCGCCGCGGGCTGCGTGGCGGTGGAGGGTGACATCACCATCGTCGGCATCGGCGGCGGGACCCTGCCGGTCGCCTTCGGCGCGCAGCCGTTCGAGGTGTCGGTGGCCGCGCCGTACTGGGGCGGCAGGCACGAGCTGATCGAGGTACTGGCGCTGGCCCGGTCCGGTGCCCTCACCGTGCACACCGAGACGTTCCCGCTGGAGGACGGACCGGAGATCTACGAACGGCTCCACCGCGGCGAGATCACCGGCCGAGCGGTGCTGCTGCCCTGA
- a CDS encoding DUF6474 family protein, producing the protein MTRGTGEPTTAALTTEILNTEPLNARTDDSGDDVRSAAKQVKKVAKLEAKAAHEQTKTAKEATKAVKEETKATTKTAKQEAKSADKAAKRDEKARKKGEHGRFTPGGARKAVGVAKILGPALAPYAWQAFTAARDGYDRARARRLGVPVDDLGKFTGRGAALHARIAGDAEALRELRTRTGGRSAAETSIVEKFADEAESRLSQLGSAVRAAERMPTPRRRAAHRAVIGELDRIEDDLLQRLGIPNPAIEQK; encoded by the coding sequence ATGACGCGAGGCACCGGCGAACCGACCACCGCGGCACTGACCACGGAGATCTTGAACACCGAACCCCTCAACGCCCGGACCGACGACTCCGGCGACGACGTGCGTTCGGCGGCGAAGCAGGTCAAGAAGGTGGCGAAGCTGGAAGCGAAGGCCGCCCACGAGCAGACCAAGACCGCCAAGGAGGCCACCAAGGCGGTCAAGGAAGAGACCAAAGCGACCACCAAGACGGCCAAGCAGGAGGCGAAGTCCGCCGACAAGGCCGCCAAGCGCGACGAGAAGGCCCGCAAGAAGGGCGAGCACGGCAGGTTCACCCCCGGCGGCGCCCGCAAGGCCGTCGGCGTGGCCAAGATCCTCGGCCCCGCGCTGGCCCCCTACGCGTGGCAGGCGTTCACCGCCGCGCGCGACGGCTACGACCGAGCCCGCGCACGGCGGCTCGGCGTGCCCGTGGACGACCTGGGCAAGTTCACCGGGCGCGGCGCCGCGCTGCACGCCCGCATCGCCGGGGACGCCGAGGCGCTGCGCGAACTGCGCACCCGCACCGGCGGGCGCAGCGCGGCCGAGACCTCCATCGTCGAGAAGTTCGCCGACGAGGCCGAGAGCAGGCTCAGCCAGCTCGGCAGCGCCGTCCGGGCCGCCGAACGGATGCCGACGCCCCGCCGCCGCGCCGCGCACCGAGCCGTCATCGGCGAACTCGACCGCATCGAGGACGACCTGCTGCAACGCCTCGGAATCCCGAACCCCGCCATCGAGCAGAAGTAG
- a CDS encoding TM0106 family RecB-like putative nuclease, whose protein sequence is MENEVLLDASVVTRCRRRVHLENDPQSRDLPKAPMDPGIEQRVLDAADHRRAIADRLEQLLGESWTRVPREASLRRRERETLAAMHDGVRFISGAQLPANPEAGRFGGIDLLVRNGSGYTPVLVARHKTTDPGSGARTSPLESPLPESAKQDRRRKVRAQPRDQLRLAHLVRLLEACGMAAPGTPVGGVIGVEGDVVVWHDLLAPNWPGGRTALAEYDARFADRVAVATAAATGAEPLAHPSRITECKGCPWWSTCSQELREARDVSLVVRGEDATALRAAQVRTVDDLAAMTREQGRATSLGAARADEAVLLAKAWLRELPLVRQVRELRVPRADVEIDVDMESYADSGAYMWGCWLSGVDIDEEQGYRAFVTWDPLPSDDEARSFAEFWCWFIAVRDRAHARGLTFRAYCYNELAENRWMLSSAERFAGKPGIPEVSEVRRFIGSDEWVDLFAEVRDQFLCPHGKGLKVIAPSAGFAWRDSEASGENSMRWYRDAVGLDGQQQQPSQRRRLLQYNEDDVRATWTLRRWMSSPEAQAIPFTEDL, encoded by the coding sequence GTGGAAAACGAGGTGCTGCTCGACGCGAGCGTAGTGACGCGCTGTCGCAGGAGGGTGCATCTCGAAAACGATCCACAATCCCGTGACCTGCCGAAAGCCCCGATGGATCCGGGAATCGAGCAGCGCGTCCTCGACGCCGCCGACCACCGCCGCGCGATAGCCGACCGTCTCGAACAGCTGCTGGGGGAGTCGTGGACGCGCGTCCCGCGCGAAGCGAGCCTGCGGCGGCGCGAACGGGAGACGCTGGCCGCGATGCACGACGGCGTCCGGTTCATCTCCGGAGCCCAGCTGCCCGCGAACCCCGAAGCGGGCCGGTTCGGCGGCATCGACCTGCTGGTGCGCAACGGCTCCGGCTACACCCCGGTGCTGGTGGCGCGGCACAAGACGACCGACCCCGGCAGCGGAGCGCGCACCTCGCCGCTGGAGAGCCCGCTGCCGGAATCGGCGAAGCAGGACCGGCGGCGCAAAGTGCGGGCTCAGCCGCGGGACCAACTGCGGCTGGCGCACCTGGTGCGGCTGCTCGAAGCGTGCGGGATGGCCGCGCCGGGCACCCCGGTCGGCGGCGTCATCGGAGTCGAGGGCGACGTGGTGGTCTGGCACGACCTGCTGGCGCCGAACTGGCCGGGAGGGCGCACCGCGCTCGCCGAGTACGACGCGCGGTTCGCCGACCGGGTGGCCGTCGCGACCGCCGCCGCCACCGGCGCCGAACCGCTGGCCCACCCGTCCCGGATCACCGAGTGCAAGGGCTGCCCGTGGTGGTCGACGTGCTCGCAGGAGCTGCGGGAAGCGCGCGACGTGAGCCTCGTGGTGCGCGGTGAGGACGCCACCGCGCTGCGCGCCGCCCAGGTGCGCACCGTCGACGACCTGGCCGCGATGACTCGGGAGCAGGGCCGGGCCACCTCGCTGGGCGCGGCCCGCGCCGACGAGGCGGTGCTGCTGGCGAAGGCGTGGCTGCGCGAACTGCCCCTGGTCCGCCAGGTGCGGGAACTGCGGGTGCCGCGCGCCGACGTCGAGATCGACGTGGACATGGAGAGCTACGCCGACTCCGGTGCCTACATGTGGGGCTGCTGGCTGTCCGGCGTGGACATCGACGAGGAGCAGGGCTACCGGGCGTTCGTCACCTGGGACCCGCTGCCCTCCGATGACGAGGCGCGGTCGTTCGCCGAGTTCTGGTGCTGGTTCATCGCCGTGCGGGACCGCGCCCACGCGCGGGGCCTCACCTTCCGCGCGTACTGCTACAACGAGCTCGCGGAGAACCGCTGGATGCTGTCGTCCGCGGAGCGCTTCGCGGGCAAACCCGGCATCCCCGAGGTGTCCGAGGTGCGCCGGTTCATCGGCTCCGACGAGTGGGTGGACCTGTTCGCCGAGGTTCGCGACCAGTTCCTGTGCCCGCACGGCAAGGGCCTGAAGGTGATCGCCCCCAGCGCCGGTTTCGCCTGGCGCGACTCCGAGGCCAGCGGCGAGAACTCGATGCGCTGGTACCGCGACGCGGTCGGGCTCGACGGCCAGCAGCAGCAACCCTCGCAACGCCGGCGCCTGCTCCAGTACAACGAGGACGACGTCCGAGCCACGTGGACCCTCCGCCGCTGGATGAGTTCCCCGGAAGCCCAGGCCATCCCCTTCACCGAAGATCTCTGA
- a CDS encoding SDR family NAD(P)-dependent oxidoreductase, translating into MQITGTAAIVTGAASGLGAATARALAERGAHVFGVDLPDAVAAAAPVDGVTFSGADVTDAAQVQTAVDQAAGANVPLRIVVNCAGIGPSARISGKQGPHDLDLFRKVLEVNLLGTFNVLRLAAPAIRETDPDREGQRGVVINTASVAAFDGQIGQAAYAASKGGVASLTLPAARDLSSAGIRVMTIAPGIVDTPMLATVNEEYRAGLAAGVPFPKRLAVPGDYARLAVNIVEHDYLNGEVIRMDGALRMAPK; encoded by the coding sequence ATGCAGATCACCGGCACCGCGGCCATCGTCACCGGAGCCGCCTCCGGGCTCGGCGCCGCCACCGCCCGCGCACTCGCCGAACGAGGGGCGCACGTGTTCGGCGTGGACCTGCCGGACGCGGTGGCCGCCGCGGCCCCTGTCGACGGGGTGACCTTCAGCGGCGCCGACGTCACCGACGCCGCGCAGGTGCAGACCGCCGTCGACCAGGCCGCCGGAGCAAACGTGCCGCTGCGGATCGTCGTCAACTGCGCCGGGATCGGACCGTCCGCGCGGATCAGCGGCAAGCAGGGACCGCACGACCTCGACCTGTTCCGCAAGGTCCTGGAGGTCAACCTGCTCGGCACGTTCAACGTGCTGCGGCTGGCGGCTCCCGCGATTCGCGAGACCGACCCCGACCGCGAAGGCCAGCGCGGCGTCGTCATCAACACCGCCTCCGTCGCCGCCTTCGACGGCCAGATCGGCCAGGCCGCCTACGCCGCCTCCAAGGGCGGAGTCGCCAGCCTCACGCTGCCCGCCGCGCGCGACCTGTCCTCGGCCGGAATCCGGGTGATGACGATCGCGCCCGGCATCGTGGACACCCCGATGCTGGCCACCGTCAACGAGGAGTACCGCGCGGGCCTCGCCGCGGGCGTCCCCTTCCCGAAGCGCCTGGCCGTCCCCGGCGACTACGCCCGGCTCGCGGTGAACATCGTCGAGCACGACTACCTCAACGGCGAGGTCATCCGCATGGACGGAGCCCTCCGGATGGCCCCGAAGTGA